ATATGaagatattgaaaataatccACATAAAGTTGTTAAACCAAAAGTTTTTGTTGGTTATTGTGATATATGTGAAACATTTGTTCTTAAAGGAAAAAATTGTTTGACATGTACTGAGTGTAATATTTTCCTTCATAGTAATTGTATGAAGGATGCTCCAATTCCATGTGTACCAAGACCTCCTATAACTTCTAAACAACCTAAGATAAGGCCGTCACTTTTAGATTTTTGTCCCCGTCTTCATCCTATGATACCATACATTGTTGTCCATGGAGTTATTGCAATAGAGAAATACTTTATTACAACAGAAGGACTTTATCGTATTCCAgggtatgttttttttaatcttatttaaaaataatataatttttgtgtaatttaatttttttagtgcTGGATGTGAAGTAGTTAAACTtcttaacaattttaaacataatcGTGTAATACCTGATTTAAAAAGTTGTGCAGCTGAAACTATTACTGGatgtatcaaaaaatttcttcGTGAATTAAGAGAACCACTAATACCAACAACATCATGTTTAGAATTTATTAAGGCTGTCAAGTTACGGGATCTTGAAGGCTTAAATTTTGCAATATGTAATTTACCTTCCCCCAACAGAGATACACTAGCTTATCTTTGTCTTCATTGGAAAAAAGTTGCATCATTGGcacatataaataaaatgccAATAGAAAATATTGCTTGTTGTCTAGGTCCTACAGTTGTTGGTTCTGTAATAAAATCACATGAATcagttttaaataaagttgaAGAGGAGGCAAGAGATCAAAACAATGTTGTTGTTCAACTTCTTAATCTCACAGAAGATTATTGGAAACAAGTTTTGAAAGGAAAATTAAATGGAATTTAATCATATAATTAACTATTTtgtatcatatatatatataaacgaAAAAAGACTTATAAAACTCTTTTTcgattttttaatttttaataaacttttccaagataaaaaaatatgttagtCGTAAAAAGCGTAATTTTTTTCCTAAAAAATTACACTTTGGTAAGGCCATCTTTTTGAGAAAAGttaagtaaatatatttctgtttattttaaacaaaagaaaaattttttaatgtggTTCTGGAAAGATGAGGTATGTAGTTGTTGATGATTATTtgaatgaaataaatattgctAGAAACGGGCTTTTCGTTATTGAGTTTTGTACtgaaaaacatttattgtcattctaaaatttcaatttctaagttaaagaaaaatactttctaaataatttaca
This Strongyloides ratti genome assembly S_ratti_ED321, chromosome : 2 DNA region includes the following protein-coding sequences:
- a CDS encoding Rac GTPase-activating protein 1, which produces MIKNNGVNTMFNSTLDIVSHYESLINRSSLDDSKNSNYIRSQEDISSTPGRFSRNLKLVEAKLRQARAEIVSLSQRNVELERQNEELIKTVKALRRSCSTQYTTEPENFGNTESLGATCLDEKDTMFYNETDRSSVINKFACYSSSNTSLGISGSSRKRSLSTTSCDIESKIKKNNGFSTPQKFNGNDSSLFNYSRDPVQFVTPIREMIAHMTTKWAKYEDIENNPHKVVKPKVFVGYCDICETFVLKGKNCLTCTECNIFLHSNCMKDAPIPCVPRPPITSKQPKIRPSLLDFCPRLHPMIPYIVVHGVIAIEKYFITTEGLYRIPGAGCEVVKLLNNFKHNRVIPDLKSCAAETITGCIKKFLRELREPLIPTTSCLEFIKAVKLRDLEGLNFAICNLPSPNRDTLAYLCLHWKKVASLAHINKMPIENIACCLGPTVVGSVIKSHESVLNKVEEEARDQNNVVVQLLNLTEDYWKQVLKGKLNGI